A stretch of DNA from Candidatus Krumholzibacteriia bacterium:
GGAGCCGTATTGTCGGGGCTCCAGGAGGCAATGCGGAGGACATCCTCGTCCCGGATCCGGAAGCCGTCGTTCAGGCGAAGGGCCGCTTCCAGCAGGATCTTGATGCTTCGGGGAAGGTGCTGGACATTGGCAAGGTTCTGTTTTTCCAGATTCTCCAGACGATAGATTTGTGCTTCGCCGGAAGAGAGAGAAATGCGGTCGAGAGTTTGCAGACAATCCCTGTTCATCGTCAATCTCCTGAAAGAATGGGGGTATTCAATAAGGCAAGACTCCCTCTCCATTTCAAGAAGAGGGAGTCTGAGCGTCTAGCCCTGGGTGAGTGCGGCCTTGAAGAACTCGCGCCTCATCTTGGCAATGTGTTCGATGGAAATCGACTTCGGACAAACCGCCTCGCATTCCCCATGATTGGAACAGGCACCGAAGCCTTCTTTATCCATTTGCCCGACCATCGCCAGTGCGCGACGCAGACGCTCCGGCTCTCCCTGGGGGAGGAAGGCAAACTGTGAAATCCTTGCGCTCACAAAAAGAGAGGCGGAGGCATTGGGGCAGGCCGCAACACAAGCACCGCATCCCACACAGGATGCTGCATCCATGGCCCGGTCAGCCATTTCCTTGGCAATGGGAACCGCATTCGCGTCGGGAGCGGATCCAACATTGCCGGAAACGAAGCCCCCCGCCTGCTGTATTCTGTCGAAAGACTTGCGATCCACGACAAGGTCCTTGATGACCGGGAAGGGGCGCGCGCGCCAGGGCTCCACAACCACCGTTCCTCCATCGGGGAAATGCCGAACCCGGATTTCACAGGTCGTGACCCCTCCCTTCGGCCCGTGTGCCACACCCTGAATGTTCAGACCACAGGTTCCACAGATTCCCTCCCGGCAATCGCTGTCGAACTCAATGGCCTCTCCTCCTTCCCGTACAATCTGCTCATTCAGAAGGTCGAGCATTTCCAGAAAGGACATGTTCCGGTCGAGGTCGTCCATCCGGTAATCCACCAGACCACCCTTTACATCGGGTCCCGCCTGGCGCCAGATCTTCAGGTTCAGCGACATGGTGTTCTTGCTCATCACGCCTCCCTACTTGTAACTGCGCGTCGTCGGGGTGACATTCTCAAACTCCAGCTCTTCCTTGTGCATGACCGATTCCTTTCCTTCCCCTTCGTACTCCCAGGCAGATACGAAGCTGAAGTTCTCGTCATCACGGAGAGCCTCCCCCTCCTCGGTCTTGTGTTCTTCACGGAAGTGCCCACCGCAGGACTCTTCCCGCATGAGAGCGTCCTTTGCCATCAACTCCCCGAGTTCAAGGTAATCGGAAAGCCGACCCGCCATTTCGAGTTGCTTGTTGAAGTCATCTGACTCGCCGCTCAGTTTCAGATTCTGACCGAACTCCTCGCGAATCCCCTGAATCTCTCCGATGGCCTCTTTCAGACCTTCCCCATTACGGCTCATGCCCACCTTGTCCCACATGACACGGCCCAGCTCCCAGTGAAGCTCCCGAACCGTCTTCTCTCCCTTGATGGAAAGGAGATGATCGACACCCTTCCTTACCGAATCCTCTGCTTCGGCAAAGGCATCATGATCGGTGGAAACTTCCGGCAGCTCCGTTGAGGCCAGATAGTGGGCGATGGTTCTCGGGGCAACGAAGTAGCCATCGGCAAGACCCTGCATCAGCGCGCTTGCACCCAGGCGGTTTGCGCCGTGATCGGAGAAGTTCGCTTCTCCTGCAACATGAAGTCCCGGAATCGTGCTCTGGAGATTGTAATCCACCCAGAGCCCGCCCATGGTGTAGTGGGGTGCCGGATAGATACGCATCGGCACTTCGTAGGGATTCTCCGCAGTAATCTCCTTGTACATGTCAAAGAGATTCCCGTAGCGATCGCGAATCACGTCTTCGCCCAAGCGGGAGATGGCATCGGAGAAGTCCAGATTCACCGCGTAGGGCGTACTCCCCACACCGCGTCCCTCATCACAGACGACCTTGGCTGCACGGGCCGCAATGTCACGGGGAACGAGATTTCCAAAGGCGGGATATCTTCTCTCAAGGAAGTAATCCCTTTCCTCTTCACGGATCTGTCTCGGATCGCGCTTGTCATCCACCTTCATCGGGACCCAGACCCGCCCGTCATTGCGAAGGCTCTCGCTCATAAGCGAGAGCTTTGACTGGAAATCGCCGGCCTTGGGAATCGCAGTCGGGTGAATCTGCGTAAAACAGGGATTGGAGAACCAGGCCCCCCGTTTGTGTGCCCTCCAGGCGGCCGTTGCATTGGAGTTCACGGCATTGGTGGAAAGGAAGAAGACCGGAGAATAGCCGCCGGTGGCGAGCAGCACCGCATCGGCGGAAAAACGCTCCAGCATGCCGGTCACCAGATCGCGGGTGATAATGCCGCGGGCCTTGCCATCCACAATGACCAGATCCAGCATCTCCCGTCGTTCGAACATTTTCACAGTCCCCGCGCCTACCTGCCTCATCAGGGCACTGTAGACACCGAGCAGGAGCTGTTGGCCGGTTTGCCCTCGTGCATAGAAGGTCCGGGAAACCTGCAC
This window harbors:
- a CDS encoding fumarate reductase/succinate dehydrogenase flavoprotein subunit yields the protein MTKLDAKIPGGPLEGKWEQHKNESKLVAPANRRKFSVIVVGAGLAGGGAAATLGELGYNVLNFCIQDTSRRAHSVAAQGGINAAKDYQNDGDSVWRLFYDTIKGGDYRAREANVYRLAELSANIIDQSTAQGVPFAREYGGTLANRSFGGVQVSRTFYARGQTGQQLLLGVYSALMRQVGAGTVKMFERREMLDLVIVDGKARGIITRDLVTGMLERFSADAVLLATGGYSPVFFLSTNAVNSNATAAWRAHKRGAWFSNPCFTQIHPTAIPKAGDFQSKLSLMSESLRNDGRVWVPMKVDDKRDPRQIREEERDYFLERRYPAFGNLVPRDIAARAAKVVCDEGRGVGSTPYAVNLDFSDAISRLGEDVIRDRYGNLFDMYKEITAENPYEVPMRIYPAPHYTMGGLWVDYNLQSTIPGLHVAGEANFSDHGANRLGASALMQGLADGYFVAPRTIAHYLASTELPEVSTDHDAFAEAEDSVRKGVDHLLSIKGEKTVRELHWELGRVMWDKVGMSRNGEGLKEAIGEIQGIREEFGQNLKLSGESDDFNKQLEMAGRLSDYLELGELMAKDALMREESCGGHFREEHKTEEGEALRDDENFSFVSAWEYEGEGKESVMHKEELEFENVTPTTRSYK
- a CDS encoding succinate dehydrogenase/fumarate reductase iron-sulfur subunit; protein product: MSKNTMSLNLKIWRQAGPDVKGGLVDYRMDDLDRNMSFLEMLDLLNEQIVREGGEAIEFDSDCREGICGTCGLNIQGVAHGPKGGVTTCEIRVRHFPDGGTVVVEPWRARPFPVIKDLVVDRKSFDRIQQAGGFVSGNVGSAPDANAVPIAKEMADRAMDAASCVGCGACVAACPNASASLFVSARISQFAFLPQGEPERLRRALAMVGQMDKEGFGACSNHGECEAVCPKSISIEHIAKMRREFFKAALTQG